A genomic window from Aggregatilinea lenta includes:
- a CDS encoding endonuclease/exonuclease/phosphatase family protein: protein MSRNQRRDQDDEGRGCLGGPGRAAWGCVQAVIVLYGFATVIYLLGRITVGETWNVIGFFNNAVPWLAAGALALAIVALLSRWRSLLIALQLPVILAALLIYNPVLLPADPPVPGAGPQLRVASYNILSGQSDADEIVQVIADVDADVIALHELGPEHTEVIEQQLAERYPYRAMYPTPSEHRGVGLLSRYPISDETSFTIGEDSFVYLRAVLDVNGTPVTLFAAHPPPPEGRTLPVEYDSSDRDAELATLREQYLAGERGPLLVLCDCNTTDQSDAYHALRDVLHDSFWEVGQGLGFTFQSRLPFPLMRIDYVWYSDEFRALDVNVWDDAGTSDHRPVVARLELVGEDAAP, encoded by the coding sequence ATGAGCCGGAACCAGCGGCGGGACCAGGACGACGAGGGACGCGGGTGTTTAGGCGGGCCGGGCCGCGCGGCGTGGGGCTGCGTGCAGGCGGTCATCGTGCTGTACGGCTTCGCGACGGTGATTTACCTGCTGGGGCGGATCACCGTCGGCGAGACGTGGAACGTCATTGGCTTCTTTAACAACGCGGTGCCGTGGCTGGCGGCGGGCGCGCTCGCCCTGGCGATTGTCGCGCTGCTGTCGCGCTGGCGCTCGCTGCTGATCGCACTGCAACTGCCGGTGATTCTGGCCGCACTGCTGATCTATAACCCTGTGCTGCTGCCCGCCGATCCGCCCGTACCCGGTGCTGGTCCGCAGCTCCGGGTCGCCAGCTATAACATTCTCTCCGGCCAGTCCGATGCGGACGAGATCGTACAGGTGATCGCGGACGTCGACGCGGACGTGATCGCGCTGCACGAGCTGGGGCCGGAGCATACCGAGGTGATCGAGCAGCAGTTGGCCGAGCGTTATCCCTACCGCGCGATGTACCCGACGCCATCCGAGCACCGGGGCGTGGGCCTGCTCAGTCGTTATCCGATCTCCGACGAGACATCGTTCACTATCGGGGAGGACTCGTTCGTATATCTGCGCGCGGTGCTGGACGTGAACGGCACGCCCGTTACGCTGTTCGCGGCGCATCCCCCGCCGCCGGAAGGACGCACGCTGCCTGTTGAGTACGATTCGTCCGATCGTGACGCGGAGCTGGCGACGCTGCGCGAACAGTATTTGGCCGGGGAACGCGGCCCGCTGCTGGTGCTGTGCGACTGCAACACGACCGACCAGAGCGACGCGTACCACGCCCTGCGCGACGTGCTGCACGACAGCTTCTGGGAGGTCGGGCAGGGACTGGGCTTCACTTTCCAGAGCCGCCTGCCGTTCCCGCTGATGCGGATCGATTACGTCTGGTACAGCGACGAGTTCCGCGCGCTGGACGTGAACGTATGGGACGACGCGGGCACGTCCGATCACCGGCCCGTGGTCGCGCGGCTGGAACTGGTCGGGGAGGATGCCGCACCATGA